The stretch of DNA CCTTTATCGGCAAGGGTCGCAGCCAGTAAGGCGTTCCATGCCTTAACAACTGGGTGACCAATCTGTTCGCTTACCCAAACGCTCTCAGGCTTGCCGTCGTCAACTTCTTTGATTGCCCCGTCGCGTCCCGGATAATAATTGGACGTGTCAATGACGACGGTTGTCTCCGGCACATTGCTCAAGGTCTGTTTGAGATCAGGGTAGCTTGCGAAGGGGATCGAGAGGATAACGACGTCTACCTCAGACACCGCCTCTTCCTTAGTAACCGCATTTACGCCGATTTCATTGGCAAGATTCTGAATGCTCTGCGGGCCCTTCGAGTTTGCCAGTTTAACTTCGTGACCGCCCGCCGCGAGTTTACGGGCAAGGGTAGCCCCAATGTTACCTGCGCCGATAATTCCGATTTTCATTTAAATAACTCCTCGCATGTAAGCAAGATTAAAGTAATTGCGTGAATGACTGCTGCTGGCTCGCCTTGGCGTTCAGTTGCCAAACAGTTGTTTTGAAAACGCTGACCATGTGTGAGAGATTGAAAATCCACCAAATCGCGTTAGACTTTTAATAGTCCGCGCTTCATATGTCTCTGTATTTTGATAAAGCTTCGTCGAAGTGCTGTTATGACGACTACTTCATCCATATATCAACTTCGAAAGCTGAACAATGTAGTCGCGGCTTGGATTTGTTCCAATTGTGCCAAACCTTTCTTTATACACCGCGAAGAAAAGATCTTGACGCTTTCGAGCGCGCGCCAGATCCGCGTCTGTCAGTGCCTGCGGAAGGGACTCAAGCGTTACTTCAGTGCAATAGCAAGGAGTGCCACACTGTTGTCTCCAGGATTCTGCTAACGAGCCAGCATGGTAGGCATCGAATCCGGAATCCTCGACCAGTGACATCGTCACGACACGGTC from Pseudomonas sp. P8_229 encodes:
- a CDS encoding NADPH-dependent F420 reductase encodes the protein MKIGIIGAGNIGATLARKLAAGGHEVKLANSKGPQSIQNLANEIGVNAVTKEEAVSEVDVVILSIPFASYPDLKQTLSNVPETTVVIDTSNYYPGRDGAIKEVDDGKPESVWVSEQIGHPVVKAWNALLAATLADKGQPAGSSSRIAIPVAGGDTRAETIAQDLVEDTGFIALASGPLEDSWRQQPGTPAYCTELTLPELKLALNAADKSRAPQNRDALIAKFMTPGSQFTHEQIVATNRAMTA